A region of Sulfuricella denitrificans skB26 DNA encodes the following proteins:
- the ompR gene encoding osmolarity response regulator transcription factor OmpR — protein MTSAARILLIDDDARIRELLLRYLTEQGFDVKAAADGREMAQLLDRGRFDVWVLDLMLPGEDGLSILRRARGTGENTPVILLTAKGDEIDRIVGLEMGADDYLAKPFNPRELVARINAILRRQRIALPGAPDSSAGTVNFGSCHLDLGTRTLTRDGKSVSLTTGEFSLLKVLVNHPRQPLSRDRLMELARGRDHEAFDRTIDVQISRLRKQVEPDAAKPRYIQTVWGHGYVFVPDDGET, from the coding sequence ATGACTTCTGCTGCCCGCATTCTTCTCATCGACGACGACGCCCGCATCCGCGAACTGTTGTTGCGCTACCTCACCGAACAGGGTTTCGATGTTAAGGCCGCGGCCGATGGTCGGGAAATGGCCCAACTGCTCGATCGCGGCCGCTTCGACGTGTGGGTACTGGACCTCATGCTGCCGGGCGAGGATGGTCTGTCCATCCTGCGCCGCGCCCGCGGCACCGGCGAAAACACACCGGTGATCCTGCTCACCGCCAAGGGTGACGAAATCGACCGCATCGTCGGGCTGGAAATGGGCGCCGATGATTATCTGGCCAAGCCGTTCAACCCGCGCGAACTGGTGGCGCGCATCAATGCCATCCTGCGTCGTCAGCGCATTGCGCTGCCGGGCGCACCGGATTCATCGGCGGGCACGGTCAACTTCGGCTCCTGCCACCTCGATCTCGGCACCCGCACACTGACCCGTGACGGCAAATCAGTATCGCTCACCACCGGCGAATTTTCGCTGCTGAAAGTGCTGGTCAACCACCCGCGCCAGCCACTTTCCCGCGACCGGTTGATGGAACTGGCACGGGGACGCGACCACGAAGCCTTCGACCGGACCATCGACGTGCAGATATCGCGCCTGCGCAAGCAGGTCGAACCCGATGCCGCTAAACCTCGCTACATCCAGACGGTATGGGGCCACGGCTACGTGTTTGTGCCGGACGACGGCGAAACATGA
- a CDS encoding ATP-binding protein: MLSADTTLRSALLAEMAESEGIRVFPADQNNKLDALADDSFTRLITAEVRRQLGKNTRFATARDGFDEFWVSFFIGNEEFWVIMPRERLEQAQAWHWLGWIALVLLLALAGGALIARQVGKPLRDLANAARLIGRGENSAPVVEAGAEETAAVARAFNQMSSDLAAIEQVRSLVLAGISHDLRTPLTRLRLAAEFINETASREGVIADVEQMDAVVGQFLDYARLGEQEAAAECDLAELAGSAAAPYASHGVQLELDELPPTQVRPLLLKRALVNLLDNAVKYGGGEIVLKLETVPWQGRPAVRFSVLDRGPGIAADSLETAKRPFVRLDTARGGIGGSGLGLAIVERTARLHSGKFRLERREGGGLSAALTLPRDS, translated from the coding sequence GTGCTGTCGGCCGACACCACACTGCGCTCCGCGCTGCTGGCAGAAATGGCTGAGTCTGAAGGTATTCGAGTTTTTCCCGCCGACCAGAACAACAAACTGGATGCCCTTGCCGATGACTCTTTCACACGACTGATAACGGCGGAAGTGCGCCGACAACTGGGCAAGAACACCCGCTTTGCAACCGCTCGCGACGGCTTCGACGAATTCTGGGTGAGCTTCTTTATCGGCAACGAGGAATTCTGGGTGATCATGCCGCGCGAACGCCTCGAACAGGCCCAGGCCTGGCATTGGCTGGGCTGGATCGCTCTGGTACTGCTGCTGGCGCTGGCCGGCGGCGCACTGATCGCCCGCCAGGTCGGCAAGCCGTTGCGTGATCTGGCCAATGCGGCACGCCTCATCGGCCGTGGCGAAAACTCAGCACCAGTCGTCGAAGCAGGTGCCGAGGAAACAGCGGCTGTCGCGCGCGCCTTCAACCAGATGTCGTCCGACCTCGCTGCCATCGAACAGGTGCGTTCTCTGGTGCTGGCCGGCATCTCCCACGACCTGCGCACTCCGTTGACCCGACTGCGTCTGGCGGCGGAGTTCATCAACGAAACCGCATCGCGCGAAGGCGTCATTGCCGATGTCGAGCAAATGGACGCCGTGGTCGGGCAGTTCCTCGACTATGCCCGGCTTGGCGAGCAGGAAGCCGCTGCCGAGTGCGATCTCGCCGAACTGGCTGGATCAGCTGCCGCACCCTATGCCAGCCATGGCGTGCAACTGGAACTGGACGAGTTGCCCCCAACCCAAGTGCGCCCGCTGCTGCTCAAACGGGCGCTGGTCAATCTGCTCGACAATGCGGTCAAATATGGTGGAGGCGAAATCGTTCTCAAACTGGAAACTGTACCCTGGCAGGGCCGACCCGCCGTACGCTTCAGCGTACTCGACCGTGGTCCGGGCATCGCTGCAGACAGCCTGGAAACGGCCAAGCGTCCCTTTGTCCGGCTCGATACTGCACGCGGTGGCATCGGCGGCTCCGGCCTCGGCCTGGCGATCGTCGAGCGCACCGCCCGTCTGCATAGCGGCAAATTTCGCCTGGAACGTCGTGAGGGCGGCGGACTCAGCGCCGCGCTCACCCTGCCCCGCGACTCCTGA
- a CDS encoding DUF3106 domain-containing protein: protein MNRINRIGLLAITVTLLSLGQAVSADEPPAGPASVVEQSKTMNLEERQVAREQRREQWQKMSPEERATKQDARRKRVENMSPEQREAMKQRFRERQQNMSPEEREAKRGEMRKRMENMSPEQREAMKERFREHRRNAGGGAGQS from the coding sequence ATGAACAGGATAAATAGAATCGGCCTGCTGGCCATCACTGTAACCCTTTTGTCACTGGGGCAGGCTGTCAGTGCGGATGAGCCGCCAGCCGGACCTGCTTCCGTTGTGGAACAGTCCAAAACCATGAACCTGGAGGAGCGCCAGGTTGCGCGCGAACAAAGGCGTGAGCAGTGGCAAAAGATGAGCCCGGAGGAACGGGCTACAAAACAGGATGCAAGGCGCAAACGCGTGGAAAACATGAGTCCCGAGCAGCGCGAGGCAATGAAGCAGCGTTTCCGCGAACGCCAGCAGAATATGAGCCCGGAAGAGCGTGAAGCGAAAAGGGGGGAAATGCGCAAGCGCATGGAAAACATGAGCCCTGAGCAACGCGAGGCGATGAAGGAGCGCTTCCGCGAACATCGCCGAAATGCTGGTGGCGGTGCAGGGCAAAGCTAG
- a CDS encoding heavy metal translocating P-type ATPase, with the protein MPSSSQQHIELPIAGMTCAACSARLEKNLNKLPGVKAAVNLASEKAHIEFDSTQASPADLVKAIQKTGFSVPDQEVVLELEGMTCAACATRIEKVLNKIEDVSATVNFATEKARIRVAPGAATLDTLIAAVAKAGYAAHESIGTSREEEKQRRAAAYQKELRIFWIAAALTLPLVAQMGAMFLGHHEDVLPRWLQWALATPVQFWAGKRFYVGAWHALRGGGANMDVLVALGTSMAYLLSAVVTLFGLDQHVYFEAAAAVITLVLMGKLLEARAKAGTSAAIEELVKLQPKTARIERDGEIIEVDAASLKLDDIFIVRAGESIPVDGEVIEGDSSVVEAMLTGESLPVGKQAGAKVFAATQNQQGMLKCRATGVGSHTVLAGIIRLVEQAQGSKAPIQRLADIISGVFVPVVVSISLVTFSAWWLIGGEFTPALINAVAVLVIACPCALGLATPTAIMVGTGNGAKAGILIRNAEALERAGKIRTLVVDKTGTLTLGSPTVTDIVPAGGSDEHTLLRLAATLEQGSEHPLAKAVLSQAASTGIAPAAVTRFAALSGKGVSGEIDGAPYSLGSPALAAERGLNIDQTTVARLQQQGKTVVVLASEKAVLGYLAIADALRDSSVGAVKRLKAMGVEVIMLTGDNAATAAAIAVQAGIDRFFAEVLPQDKAAEIDKLKAQGLVVGMAGDGINDAPALVAADVGFAVGSGTDVAIEAADVTLMRNDLASVADAIDLSRATLRKIRQNLFFAFIYNVLGIPLAALGMLNPVIAGAAMAMSSVSVVSNSLLLKRWREGQ; encoded by the coding sequence ATGCCCTCCTCTTCCCAACAGCACATCGAGCTACCCATCGCCGGCATGACCTGCGCGGCATGTTCTGCGCGCCTCGAAAAAAATCTCAACAAACTGCCCGGTGTAAAAGCCGCAGTCAACCTCGCCAGCGAAAAAGCCCACATCGAATTCGATTCGACGCAGGCCTCGCCAGCCGATCTGGTGAAAGCCATCCAGAAAACCGGTTTTTCCGTACCCGATCAAGAGGTAGTGCTGGAACTGGAAGGCATGACTTGCGCCGCCTGCGCCACACGCATCGAAAAGGTGTTGAACAAGATCGAGGATGTCAGCGCCACGGTCAATTTCGCCACGGAAAAAGCCCGAATCCGCGTTGCCCCGGGCGCGGCCACGCTGGATACGCTGATCGCCGCAGTGGCCAAGGCCGGCTACGCCGCCCACGAATCGATCGGCACCAGCCGCGAAGAGGAAAAGCAGCGGCGTGCCGCCGCGTACCAGAAGGAACTGCGCATATTCTGGATTGCCGCGGCGCTGACATTGCCGCTGGTGGCCCAGATGGGCGCGATGTTTCTCGGTCACCACGAAGATGTTCTGCCACGCTGGCTGCAGTGGGCGCTCGCCACGCCAGTGCAATTCTGGGCCGGCAAGCGCTTCTATGTCGGCGCCTGGCACGCCCTGCGCGGGGGCGGCGCCAACATGGACGTACTGGTGGCGCTCGGCACCAGCATGGCCTACCTCCTCAGCGCTGTTGTCACCTTGTTCGGTCTGGATCAGCATGTTTATTTCGAGGCCGCTGCAGCCGTCATCACCCTGGTGCTGATGGGCAAGCTGCTGGAAGCGCGCGCCAAGGCGGGTACCTCGGCGGCGATCGAGGAACTCGTCAAGCTCCAGCCGAAGACCGCACGCATCGAACGCGACGGTGAAATCATCGAGGTCGATGCCGCCAGCCTGAAGCTGGACGACATCTTCATCGTGCGCGCCGGCGAAAGCATCCCGGTCGACGGCGAAGTGATCGAAGGCGACTCCAGCGTGGTGGAGGCCATGCTCACCGGCGAAAGCCTGCCGGTCGGCAAGCAAGCCGGCGCCAAGGTGTTCGCCGCCACTCAGAACCAGCAGGGCATGCTCAAATGCCGTGCCACCGGCGTCGGCAGCCACACCGTGCTGGCCGGTATCATCCGCCTGGTAGAACAGGCACAAGGCTCGAAAGCGCCGATCCAGCGCCTGGCAGATATTATTTCTGGCGTTTTCGTGCCGGTGGTGGTATCGATCAGCCTGGTCACCTTTTCCGCCTGGTGGCTGATCGGCGGCGAGTTCACTCCGGCCCTGATCAACGCCGTCGCGGTGCTGGTGATCGCCTGCCCATGCGCCCTCGGTCTGGCCACGCCCACCGCGATCATGGTCGGCACCGGCAATGGCGCCAAAGCCGGCATCCTGATCCGGAATGCAGAAGCGCTCGAGCGGGCCGGAAAAATCCGCACCCTGGTGGTAGACAAGACCGGCACCCTGACTCTCGGCAGCCCCACCGTCACCGATATCGTCCCTGCTGGTGGCAGCGATGAACACACGCTGCTCCGACTCGCCGCCACCCTGGAGCAAGGCTCGGAGCATCCTCTGGCCAAGGCGGTATTGTCCCAAGCCGCATCGACCGGCATTGCCCCGGCAGCTGTTACCCGCTTCGCCGCGCTCAGCGGCAAGGGTGTCAGCGGTGAAATCGACGGTGCTCCGTATTCCCTGGGCTCCCCTGCCCTTGCCGCCGAGCGCGGGCTGAACATTGATCAAACGACGGTTGCGCGCCTGCAGCAACAAGGCAAGACAGTGGTCGTACTGGCCAGCGAGAAAGCGGTGCTAGGCTACCTGGCCATTGCCGATGCGCTGCGCGACAGCTCGGTCGGTGCCGTGAAAAGATTGAAGGCAATGGGGGTCGAGGTGATCATGCTGACCGGTGACAATGCCGCCACCGCCGCCGCCATTGCGGTGCAAGCCGGCATCGATCGCTTTTTCGCGGAAGTGCTGCCACAGGACAAAGCCGCAGAAATCGACAAGCTCAAGGCACAAGGTCTTGTGGTCGGCATGGCGGGCGACGGCATCAACGATGCGCCAGCGCTGGTTGCGGCGGATGTCGGCTTTGCCGTCGGCAGCGGTACCGACGTGGCGATCGAGGCCGCCGACGTAACCCTGATGCGCAACGACCTGGCCAGCGTGGCCGATGCCATCGACCTGTCGCGCGCCACCCTGCGCAAGATCCGCCAGAACCTGTTTTTCGCCTTCATCTACAACGTGCTGGGCATCCCGCTGGCAGCCCTGGGCATGCTCAACCCGGTGATTGCCGGCGCGGCGATGGCGATGAGTTCAGTGTCGGTAGTGAGTAACTCGCTGCTGCTCAAGCGCTGGCGGGAAGGTCAGTAA
- the pgeF gene encoding peptidoglycan editing factor PgeF, translating to MNEIGIAPDWPAPANVRTLQTTRDGGVSAGPYASLNLGDHVGDDQVAVVRNRALLRATLPADPVWLKQVHGNFVADADRTAGVPDADASVARKAGAICAVMTADCLPLLLCDEAGTVVAAAHAGWRGLAGGVVEATVKAMNAAPERLLVWLGPAIGPQAFEVGDEVRQAFMAHDTAAAKAFVPRLPLTPHSSYDLSCASAHRKSEYPCGAPLTPQKWLADIYLLARQRLALLGVKQVYGGGLCTYTDAERFYSYRRDQATGRMASLIWLA from the coding sequence ATGAATGAGATCGGGATTGCCCCTGACTGGCCGGCACCGGCAAATGTGCGCACCTTGCAAACCACCCGTGATGGCGGGGTAAGCGCGGGCCCCTATGCATCCCTCAACCTGGGTGACCATGTCGGCGATGACCAGGTTGCCGTGGTGAGGAACCGGGCATTACTGCGTGCAACTCTCCCCGCCGACCCGGTCTGGTTGAAACAGGTGCATGGCAATTTCGTGGCGGATGCAGACCGTACGGCTGGCGTACCTGATGCCGACGCTTCTGTCGCCAGGAAGGCCGGTGCAATCTGCGCGGTGATGACGGCGGATTGCCTGCCGCTGCTGTTGTGCGATGAAGCCGGCACGGTAGTGGCCGCCGCCCATGCTGGATGGCGCGGACTGGCGGGCGGTGTGGTGGAAGCGACGGTGAAAGCGATGAACGCCGCGCCGGAGCGACTGCTGGTCTGGTTAGGCCCGGCTATCGGGCCGCAGGCTTTTGAAGTGGGCGATGAGGTCAGGCAGGCATTCATGGCGCATGACACGGCAGCCGCAAAGGCTTTCGTGCCGCGCTTGCCCCTCACCCCTCACTCCTCATACGACCTTTCATGCGCTTCAGCGCATAGAAAGTCGGAGTACCCTTGTGGTGCACCCCTCACCCCCCAGAAATGGCTGGCGGATATCTATCTCCTGGCGCGCCAGCGCCTTGCCCTCCTAGGCGTGAAACAGGTGTACGGTGGCGGTCTGTGCACCTATACCGATGCCGAACGCTTCTACTCCTACCGCCGCGATCAGGCTACCGGGCGAATGGCGTCGTTAATCTGGCTTGCTTGA
- the rluD gene encoding 23S rRNA pseudouridine(1911/1915/1917) synthase RluD — MTISDAQQGESGNPPDYNPNPAPINLTIPPEMTGLRLDQALQQLLPDYSRSRLQTWIKDKRVTLDGECVASKQTVWAGSKVRVEPELHPSETPFSAEDIALEIMYEDDALLVVNKPAGLVVHPGSGNWQGTLLNALLYHAPQLACIPRAGIVHRLDKDTSGLLVVAKTLTSQTDLVRQLQARSVKRDYLAVVQGLVSGDGKVDAPLGRHPSQRVKMAIVHNGKAAVTHYTVLEHFDRHTLIRCSLETGRTHQIRVHMQSIGHPLVGDPVYGGRPLNLPPLLSDVVKHLGRQALHAERLGLIHPVSGEAMEWQVELPQDMADLLKVLRNE; from the coding sequence TTATAACCCAAATCCGGCACCCATCAACTTGACGATTCCGCCGGAAATGACCGGCTTGCGCCTCGATCAGGCCTTACAGCAGTTGTTGCCGGATTATTCCCGCAGCCGCCTGCAAACCTGGATCAAGGATAAACGCGTCACGCTCGATGGTGAGTGTGTGGCGTCCAAGCAGACGGTATGGGCCGGTAGCAAGGTCAGGGTGGAGCCAGAATTGCATCCATCAGAAACACCGTTCTCGGCGGAAGATATCGCCCTCGAGATAATGTATGAAGACGATGCGCTGCTGGTGGTCAACAAACCCGCCGGGCTGGTGGTTCACCCCGGTAGCGGCAATTGGCAGGGTACCCTGCTGAATGCCTTGCTGTACCATGCGCCGCAACTTGCGTGCATCCCCCGCGCCGGCATCGTTCATCGTCTCGACAAGGACACCAGCGGCCTGCTGGTTGTAGCCAAAACCCTGACTTCACAGACCGATCTGGTGCGGCAGCTTCAGGCTCGCAGCGTGAAGCGCGATTACCTGGCGGTGGTGCAGGGTCTGGTGTCTGGTGACGGCAAGGTGGATGCGCCGCTAGGCAGGCATCCCAGTCAGCGCGTCAAAATGGCGATCGTCCACAATGGCAAAGCTGCGGTGACGCATTACACCGTGCTGGAGCACTTCGATCGCCACACCCTGATTCGTTGCAGCCTGGAAACCGGTCGCACGCACCAGATCCGGGTGCACATGCAGTCCATCGGTCATCCTTTGGTGGGCGACCCGGTTTATGGCGGCAGACCGCTGAACTTGCCGCCGCTCTTGTCCGATGTGGTCAAGCATCTGGGGAGACAGGCCTTGCATGCGGAAAGGCTCGGACTGATCCACCCGGTCAGCGGCGAGGCGATGGAATGGCAGGTGGAACTGCCACAGGATATGGCTGATTTGTTGAAAGTCCTGCGGAATGAATGA
- a CDS encoding heavy-metal-associated domain-containing protein gives MENIILTVKGMTCMGCVKSVKNVLEPIPGVAVVDIVLESGQVTISFDPAKAGPDQFKSAIQDAGYEVVGNG, from the coding sequence ATGGAAAACATCATCCTGACAGTCAAAGGCATGACCTGCATGGGCTGCGTCAAGAGCGTCAAAAACGTGCTTGAGCCGATTCCCGGTGTCGCAGTCGTAGACATTGTCCTGGAAAGCGGCCAGGTCACCATTTCTTTCGATCCCGCCAAAGCCGGTCCAGATCAGTTCAAATCCGCGATCCAGGATGCCGGCTATGAAGTTGTCGGTAATGGTTGA
- a CDS encoding ZIP family metal transporter, protein MSTLTGIILASLFGGTLSIAVAALFAMSARAEWVPMLVSYAIGALLGAAFLEILPHAFELTKSIENTAATILFGILMFFVLEKLVLWRHCHVDHCEAHVPAHDHGHDHGRSGLMIMVGDTFHNFVDGIIIAAAFLADFQIGVVTALAIIAHEIPQEVGDFLILLHSGYSKKQAFLLNLLSSLATVVGGVLAYFMLQSMHEWIPFFLAIAAASMIYVAVADLIPGLHKRPELLVTLQQALLIGLGIGSIWLTKALLGGHA, encoded by the coding sequence ATGTCCACTCTGACCGGAATCATCCTTGCCAGCTTGTTCGGCGGCACGCTCAGTATTGCCGTGGCGGCATTGTTCGCCATGTCGGCGCGCGCCGAGTGGGTGCCGATGCTGGTCAGCTATGCCATTGGTGCCTTGCTCGGGGCGGCATTCCTGGAGATTTTGCCGCACGCTTTCGAGTTGACCAAAAGTATCGAAAATACTGCGGCCACCATCCTGTTTGGCATCCTGATGTTCTTTGTGCTGGAGAAGTTGGTGCTGTGGCGGCATTGCCATGTCGATCATTGCGAAGCTCATGTTCCGGCCCACGATCACGGTCACGATCATGGCCGCAGCGGTCTGATGATCATGGTCGGCGACACCTTTCACAATTTCGTCGACGGCATTATTATCGCTGCCGCGTTCCTGGCCGATTTCCAGATTGGCGTGGTGACCGCGCTAGCCATTATCGCTCATGAAATTCCGCAGGAGGTGGGCGATTTCCTTATCCTGCTGCATTCTGGCTACAGCAAGAAGCAGGCGTTCCTGCTCAATCTGCTATCCAGTCTGGCGACGGTTGTGGGCGGCGTGCTCGCGTATTTCATGTTGCAATCGATGCATGAGTGGATCCCATTCTTCCTTGCCATTGCCGCGGCGAGCATGATTTATGTGGCGGTGGCGGATTTGATTCCGGGCCTGCATAAGCGCCCGGAGTTGCTCGTTACTCTGCAACAGGCGCTATTGATCGGGTTGGGTATCGGATCGATCTGGCTGACCAAGGCGCTCCTGGGCGGCCATGCGTGA
- a CDS encoding HD-GYP domain-containing protein: MIIKPSIKTITVKSLVNVLSILALVLLLITGLNFRSLSTQAIENQALAHAELVKAGLTSHMKARIMDRRDYYLDEIRELHHVKSLNIIRGDVVTEQFGPGKASERVTDPIANQAFDTKKPVFILNEFSLQPTVRVIIPYIASQQGGLNCLSCHKVTEGTVLGAVDIELDVKEYRNHALWIMAGLLALSIVTFALILVNTARTIKNHVQQPLETLIDHAMTAYKQHLPVSSDQFYSREFSNVADEINLFNTEILAHQEILQKKNEELLALNDEIESTLRETIYTMGVIEERRSKETANHTRRVSLYSQLLAQKAALTPREVELITAASPLHDIGKLGIPDEVLLKPGHFTDEERHIMMNHPAIGYAMLRHSQRDTLVAAGIIAYQHQEKWDGSGYPQGLAGENIHIFGRIVSLADVFDALYSSRVYKEAWSLEKVVKWFGEQRGIHFDPQLVDIFLADIDEFVAIYNQYPADKETEM; the protein is encoded by the coding sequence ATGATAATAAAACCGAGTATAAAAACCATCACTGTAAAAAGTCTGGTTAATGTCCTGTCGATTCTGGCATTGGTATTGCTGCTGATTACAGGCCTTAATTTCCGCTCTCTCTCTACCCAGGCCATCGAGAATCAGGCGCTGGCGCATGCCGAGCTGGTCAAGGCTGGTCTGACCTCCCACATGAAGGCGCGCATTATGGATCGGCGTGACTACTATCTGGATGAGATCCGAGAGCTGCACCATGTTAAATCCCTGAACATTATTCGTGGCGATGTGGTGACGGAGCAGTTTGGCCCGGGCAAGGCCAGTGAGCGGGTCACAGATCCGATCGCCAACCAGGCCTTTGATACCAAAAAACCGGTATTCATCCTGAATGAGTTTTCACTCCAGCCAACCGTTCGCGTCATCATTCCCTATATTGCATCACAACAGGGAGGACTCAACTGCCTCTCCTGCCATAAAGTTACTGAGGGGACCGTGCTTGGTGCTGTAGATATTGAGCTTGACGTTAAAGAGTATCGCAATCATGCACTCTGGATAATGGCGGGTCTGCTGGCGTTATCCATAGTGACTTTTGCTCTTATCCTCGTGAACACCGCTCGCACCATCAAGAATCATGTTCAGCAACCGCTGGAGACGCTCATTGATCACGCCATGACGGCCTACAAGCAGCATCTTCCGGTGAGTTCGGATCAATTTTATAGCCGCGAGTTTTCCAATGTTGCCGATGAGATTAACCTCTTCAATACAGAGATTCTTGCCCATCAGGAAATTCTGCAAAAAAAGAATGAGGAGTTGCTCGCCCTCAATGACGAAATCGAAAGTACGCTGCGAGAGACCATCTACACCATGGGCGTTATCGAAGAGAGGCGGTCCAAGGAGACCGCCAATCATACCCGGCGTGTTTCGCTCTACAGCCAGCTGCTGGCGCAGAAGGCGGCGTTGACGCCGAGAGAGGTGGAGTTAATCACAGCTGCGTCACCACTGCATGATATTGGCAAACTTGGGATTCCCGATGAGGTATTGCTGAAGCCCGGACACTTCACCGATGAAGAGCGGCATATCATGATGAATCATCCTGCTATCGGTTACGCCATGTTGCGGCACTCGCAGCGTGACACTCTGGTTGCGGCCGGCATTATTGCTTACCAGCACCAGGAGAAGTGGGATGGCAGCGGCTATCCGCAGGGGTTGGCGGGTGAAAACATCCATATCTTTGGTCGCATCGTGTCGCTGGCTGACGTCTTCGATGCGCTCTATTCATCACGTGTTTATAAAGAGGCTTGGTCACTCGAGAAAGTGGTTAAATGGTTTGGTGAACAGCGCGGCATACACTTTGATCCACAGCTAGTGGATATTTTCCTCGCCGATATCGATGAGTTCGTGGCGATCTACAATCAGTATCCGGCAGATAAAGAGACTGAAATGTAA
- the rimO gene encoding 30S ribosomal protein S12 methylthiotransferase RimO, translating to MASIPKVGFVSLGCPKALVDSEQILTRLRAEGYAISPSYEGADLVVVNTCGFIDAAVAESLDAIGEALKENGKVIVTGCLGAKSDVVLAAHPQVLAVTGPHAAAEVMAAVHQHLPQPHDPFESLIPPQGIKLTPKHYAYLKISEGCNHRCTFCIIPSLRGDLVSRPVGEVMQEAENLVKAGVKELLVISQDTSAYGVDVKYRSGFWGGRPLRTRMTELTSALGELGVWVRLHYVYPYPHVDEVIPLMAEGKILPYLDVPLQHASPRILKAMKRPGNIEGTLARIHGWRDVCPEITIRSTFIAGFPGETESDFELLLDFLREAQLDRVGCFAYSPVEGATANALPGAVPEEVKQERVARLMELQEEISAAKLGRKIGQTFTVLVDEVDEEGAVARSAADAPEIDGLVYIEEAGNLKLGDFVDVEITDADAHDLWGRRVS from the coding sequence ATGGCTTCAATTCCAAAAGTCGGCTTCGTTTCCCTCGGTTGCCCCAAGGCGCTGGTGGATTCGGAGCAGATCCTCACCCGTTTGCGTGCCGAGGGTTATGCTATTTCGCCCAGCTATGAGGGGGCCGACCTGGTGGTGGTCAACACCTGTGGCTTCATCGATGCTGCTGTTGCCGAGTCGCTCGATGCCATCGGCGAGGCACTCAAGGAGAACGGCAAGGTGATCGTTACCGGCTGTCTCGGCGCCAAGTCCGACGTGGTGCTGGCGGCGCATCCCCAGGTGTTGGCGGTGACCGGCCCGCACGCTGCAGCCGAGGTGATGGCGGCCGTGCACCAGCACCTGCCGCAGCCGCACGACCCATTCGAAAGCCTGATCCCGCCCCAAGGCATCAAGCTCACGCCGAAGCATTACGCCTACCTGAAGATTTCCGAGGGCTGCAACCACCGCTGCACTTTCTGCATCATCCCGTCGCTGCGCGGTGATTTGGTCAGTCGGCCGGTGGGGGAAGTGATGCAGGAAGCGGAAAACTTGGTCAAGGCCGGCGTCAAGGAACTGCTGGTGATCTCGCAGGACACCAGCGCCTACGGCGTCGACGTCAAATACCGCAGCGGTTTCTGGGGCGGTCGCCCGCTCCGCACCCGGATGACCGAACTGACAAGCGCTCTAGGCGAACTGGGCGTGTGGGTGCGGCTGCATTACGTCTACCCTTATCCGCATGTTGACGAGGTCATTCCGCTGATGGCCGAGGGCAAGATCCTGCCCTACCTGGATGTGCCTCTCCAGCACGCCAGCCCGCGCATTCTCAAGGCGATGAAGCGCCCTGGAAATATCGAGGGCACGCTGGCCCGGATTCATGGCTGGCGCGACGTGTGCCCGGAGATCACGATACGCAGCACCTTCATCGCCGGTTTTCCTGGCGAGACCGAGTCCGATTTCGAACTGCTACTGGACTTTCTGCGCGAGGCGCAGCTTGACCGCGTTGGCTGCTTTGCCTACTCGCCGGTGGAAGGGGCAACAGCCAACGCGCTGCCCGGTGCAGTGCCGGAAGAGGTGAAACAGGAGCGTGTGGCACGTCTGATGGAACTGCAGGAAGAAATCAGCGCAGCCAAACTGGGGCGCAAAATCGGCCAGACCTTCACCGTGCTGGTGGACGAAGTGGACGAGGAGGGCGCGGTCGCCCGCAGTGCCGCGGATGCGCCGGAAATCGACGGTTTGGTCTATATCGAGGAGGCGGGCAACCTGAAACTTGGTGATTTCGTCGATGTGGAAATCACTGACGCCGATGCCCACGATTTGTGGGGGCGGCGCGTCAGTTGA